In a genomic window of Nitratireductor basaltis:
- a CDS encoding DUF3309 family protein, whose product MSLGTILIIILILVLIGAIPAWPYSRGWGYGPSGILGLILVIILILVLMGQI is encoded by the coding sequence ATGTCACTCGGCACAATCCTGATTATCATCCTGATACTTGTGCTTATCGGCGCCATCCCCGCATGGCCCTACTCACGCGGTTGGGGTTACGGGCCCTCGGGCATACTCGGCCTGATTCTCGTGATCATTCTGATACTGGTCTTGATGGGCCAGATCTGA
- a CDS encoding TetR/AcrR family transcriptional regulator: MGENKRLRIVEGALRTFLTYGFARTTMDDIAQAAGLSRPALYLEFRNKADIFRAVGQDLLEQSSAKAKEALRGSGSLRERILAALDAAVFDLMDEINASPHGVELVDMENRIASDIVSGWRDVLVEAFTHEFASAARREGVVLAERGLTAASLAEMLLDMLEGMRMRGECGPGAREAADRMLLLAETAIECARDARMTEAAG; the protein is encoded by the coding sequence TTGGGCGAAAACAAGCGGTTGCGGATCGTTGAAGGTGCGCTGAGGACCTTCCTCACCTATGGTTTTGCACGCACGACGATGGACGATATCGCGCAGGCGGCAGGTCTCTCCCGCCCGGCCCTCTATCTGGAATTTCGAAACAAGGCCGACATATTCCGCGCCGTGGGGCAGGACCTTCTGGAGCAGTCGAGCGCCAAGGCAAAAGAGGCATTGCGAGGATCGGGGTCGCTGCGCGAGCGCATTCTGGCCGCGCTGGATGCCGCGGTCTTCGATCTCATGGACGAGATCAACGCCTCGCCGCACGGTGTAGAGCTGGTGGATATGGAAAACCGCATCGCCTCCGACATCGTGAGCGGTTGGCGCGATGTTCTCGTGGAGGCATTCACCCATGAGTTCGCATCAGCAGCTCGGAGGGAAGGTGTCGTGCTTGCGGAAAGGGGGCTTACGGCGGCGAGCCTGGCCGAGATGCTTCTGGACATGCTGGAAGGCATGCGGATGCGCGGCGAATGCGGTCCGGGCGCTCGAGAGGCCGCCGACCGTATGCTGCTGCTTGCCGAAACGGCGATCGAATGCGCGCGGGACGCGCGGATGACCGAGGCTGCAGGTTAG
- a CDS encoding MFS transporter yields MTDRTNIRGRRAGAACFFANGFMVGSWAPQIPELALRFSLSESQLGLLILVFGIGGVSAMPLSGMLIGAYGTRPLLRLSAILLPTAFLAVILAPTLPLLVVLLALFGAMLGAMDVSMNANAVLIERRLGRAIMSSAHGFWSLGGFVGAGVGGLVLEANGYVFHAIAVAVAAIVLAVMAWPYLLLERRPVLEDRGKMRLPRNPAIYLVGIITLFCMAPEGAVLDWAALYLREEMGANIAVASLAFTAFSGAMALMRFAGDGLRNRFGAVRMLRFSGMLAVVGMIGAGLAPSAVIAIAAFALTGLGIANMVPIAFSAAGNQPGISSSAGMSVATTIGYSGLLIAPSLIGYVAEHTGFQVVYLGLAGLLALVIMLAQIVAPADRILSQPAE; encoded by the coding sequence ATGACTGATCGCACGAATATTCGCGGCCGCAGGGCCGGCGCTGCCTGTTTTTTCGCCAATGGCTTCATGGTCGGCAGCTGGGCGCCGCAGATACCTGAACTGGCACTGCGCTTTTCCCTCAGTGAATCGCAACTTGGGCTGCTGATCCTGGTTTTCGGCATCGGTGGGGTGAGCGCCATGCCGCTGAGCGGTATGCTGATCGGAGCCTATGGAACCCGCCCGCTCTTGCGTCTGTCTGCAATATTGCTCCCGACCGCATTCCTTGCCGTCATACTCGCACCCACACTGCCGCTTCTCGTGGTGCTGCTCGCACTGTTCGGTGCCATGCTGGGGGCGATGGATGTCTCGATGAATGCCAATGCGGTGCTGATAGAGCGCCGCCTTGGACGTGCAATCATGTCGTCTGCCCACGGGTTCTGGAGCCTTGGCGGCTTCGTCGGTGCGGGCGTCGGCGGGCTGGTGTTGGAAGCGAATGGCTATGTCTTCCATGCCATCGCGGTCGCCGTGGCTGCAATTGTGCTGGCGGTCATGGCGTGGCCGTATCTGCTTCTGGAGCGACGGCCGGTTCTGGAGGATCGGGGGAAGATGCGCCTGCCGCGCAATCCTGCGATCTATCTCGTGGGCATCATCACGCTGTTCTGCATGGCGCCGGAAGGCGCGGTTCTCGACTGGGCCGCGCTGTATCTGCGCGAGGAGATGGGCGCGAACATTGCCGTAGCGAGCCTTGCCTTCACGGCCTTTTCAGGTGCGATGGCATTGATGCGCTTTGCCGGTGACGGATTGCGCAATCGCTTCGGGGCAGTGCGGATGCTTCGTTTTTCTGGGATGCTGGCGGTGGTGGGAATGATCGGGGCAGGGCTCGCGCCATCTGCGGTCATTGCGATCGCGGCTTTCGCGCTTACCGGTCTCGGTATTGCCAACATGGTGCCCATTGCCTTTTCGGCAGCAGGCAACCAGCCGGGTATTTCTTCAAGTGCGGGAATGAGCGTGGCGACCACGATCGGCTATTCCGGCCTGCTGATTGCTCCATCGCTCATCGGATATGTGGCCGAGCATACCGGCTTTCAGGTGGTCTATCTGGGGCTGGCAGGCCTCTTGGCTCTTGTTATCATGCTGGCCCAGATCGTGGCACCTGCAGACCGGATTCTGTCTCAGCCGGCAGAATGA
- the pyc gene encoding pyruvate carboxylase: protein MQIKKLLVANRSEIAIRVFRAANEMGIRTVAIWAEEDKYSLHRFKADESYQVGRGPHLDRDFGPIESYLSIEEVMRVAKLSGADAIHPGYGLLSESPEFAEACAEAGITFIGPKPETMRRLGNKVAARNLAVEVGVPVVPATEPLPDDMDAVRKMADEIGYPVMLKASWGGGGRGMRAIRKAEDLEREVMEAKREAKAAFGKDEVYLEKLVERARHVEVQVLGDTHGNAVHLFERDCSIQRRNQKVVERAPAPYLDDAKREELSGYALKIAQATDYVGAGTVEFLMDADTGAFYFIEVNPRIQVEHTVTEEVTGIDIVKAQIRILEGQEIGNGNTGVPVQSEIKLNGHALQCRITTEDPEQNFIPDYGRITAYRGATGFGIRLDGGTAYSGAVITRFYDPLLEKVTAWAPTPEEAILRMDRALREFRIRGVATNLTFLEAIIRHEKFRNNTYTTRFIDTTPELFDQVKRRDRATKLLNYLGDVTVNGHPEARDRPRPKADAAAPIIPYINGAVPDGTKQVLDERGAEGFSKWMREQKRILVTDTTMRDGHQSLLATRMRTHDIARIAPVYARALPELLSLECWGGATFDVSMRFLQEDPWERLALVREGAPNLLLQMLLRGANGVGYTNYPDNVVKLFVEKAAEGGIDLFRVFDCLNWVENMRVAMDAVRESGKLCEATICYTGDILDPERAKYDLKYYVGMAKELEAAGANIIAVKDMAGLLKPNAARALFKALREATDLPLHFHTHDTSGISAATVLAAVESGVDAVDAAMDALSGNTSQPCLGSIVEALKGDERDTGLDREWVRRISFYWEAVRNQYAAFESDLKGPASEVYLHEMPGGQFTNLKEQARSLGLETRWHEVARAYHDVNMMFGDIVKVTPSSKVVGDMALMMVSQDLSVDEVVDPRKDIAFPDSVVSMLRGDLGQSPGGWPEALQKKALKNEKPITVRPGSLLEPADLEADRKELEEKLGREVSDFEFVSWLMYPKVFLDFAAAQETYGPVSVLPTPVFFYGVETEEEIFVDLERGKTLVIRCLAVGEPDEKGMVTVFFELNGQPRRVKVPDRRHAGAAKTRPKAEAGNEAHVGAPMPGVISSVSVTTGQDVKAGDVLLSIEAMKMETALHAERDGVVSEVLVKAGEQIDAKDLLVVFESA, encoded by the coding sequence GTGCAGATCAAGAAGCTTCTCGTCGCAAATCGTTCCGAAATTGCCATTCGCGTCTTTCGCGCAGCCAATGAGATGGGAATTCGAACGGTCGCGATATGGGCGGAAGAGGACAAATACTCGCTACACCGGTTCAAGGCCGACGAGTCGTACCAAGTCGGACGCGGGCCGCATCTGGACAGGGATTTCGGCCCGATCGAGAGCTATCTTTCGATTGAGGAAGTGATGCGCGTCGCAAAGCTCTCCGGCGCCGATGCAATCCATCCCGGATACGGCCTGCTTTCCGAAAGCCCCGAATTCGCCGAAGCTTGTGCGGAAGCCGGCATCACCTTCATCGGACCGAAGCCTGAAACCATGCGCCGCCTGGGAAACAAGGTTGCGGCGCGCAATCTCGCCGTCGAAGTGGGCGTGCCCGTCGTTCCGGCTACCGAACCGTTGCCGGACGATATGGATGCGGTTCGAAAGATGGCGGACGAGATCGGCTATCCGGTCATGCTCAAGGCCTCCTGGGGCGGTGGCGGTCGCGGCATGCGCGCCATCCGCAAGGCCGAAGACCTTGAACGCGAGGTGATGGAAGCCAAGCGCGAGGCAAAGGCCGCCTTCGGCAAGGACGAGGTCTATCTTGAAAAGCTCGTCGAGCGTGCGCGCCATGTGGAAGTGCAGGTGCTGGGCGACACGCATGGCAATGCGGTGCATCTGTTCGAGCGCGACTGCTCCATCCAGCGCCGCAATCAGAAAGTCGTCGAGCGTGCGCCGGCACCTTACCTTGACGACGCGAAGCGCGAAGAGCTCAGCGGCTATGCGCTGAAGATCGCGCAGGCAACGGACTATGTGGGGGCGGGCACCGTCGAGTTCCTCATGGATGCCGACACGGGCGCCTTCTACTTCATCGAGGTCAATCCACGTATCCAGGTGGAGCATACGGTCACCGAGGAAGTGACCGGCATCGACATCGTGAAGGCACAGATCCGCATTCTCGAAGGCCAGGAGATCGGCAACGGCAATACCGGCGTTCCGGTTCAGTCGGAGATCAAGCTCAATGGTCACGCGCTTCAGTGCCGCATTACCACGGAAGATCCCGAGCAGAATTTCATTCCCGATTACGGACGCATCACAGCCTATCGCGGTGCGACCGGCTTCGGTATCCGTCTTGACGGCGGCACGGCCTATTCGGGCGCGGTCATCACCCGCTTCTACGATCCGCTTCTGGAAAAGGTGACGGCATGGGCACCGACGCCGGAAGAAGCAATCCTGCGCATGGACCGCGCGCTGCGCGAGTTCCGTATCCGCGGTGTCGCGACAAATCTGACCTTCCTTGAGGCGATCATTCGCCACGAGAAATTCCGCAACAACACCTACACCACCCGCTTCATCGATACGACGCCGGAACTCTTCGACCAGGTGAAGCGCCGCGACCGCGCGACTAAGCTTTTGAACTATCTGGGTGATGTGACGGTGAACGGTCACCCCGAAGCACGTGACCGCCCGCGGCCCAAGGCCGATGCGGCTGCCCCGATCATCCCATATATCAACGGAGCCGTTCCCGATGGCACCAAGCAGGTGCTGGATGAGCGCGGTGCTGAAGGCTTTTCCAAGTGGATGCGCGAGCAGAAGCGCATTCTGGTGACCGACACCACGATGCGTGACGGCCATCAGTCGCTTCTGGCCACGCGCATGCGCACGCACGATATCGCACGCATCGCACCTGTCTATGCACGCGCGCTGCCGGAGCTGTTGTCGCTCGAATGCTGGGGTGGTGCGACTTTCGACGTTTCCATGCGCTTCCTGCAGGAAGATCCGTGGGAGCGTCTGGCATTGGTACGCGAAGGTGCGCCGAACCTGCTTCTGCAGATGCTTCTGCGTGGCGCAAACGGCGTCGGCTACACCAACTATCCCGACAATGTGGTGAAGCTTTTCGTGGAGAAGGCCGCAGAAGGCGGGATCGATCTCTTCCGCGTTTTCGACTGCCTGAACTGGGTGGAGAACATGCGCGTGGCGATGGATGCCGTTCGCGAGAGCGGCAAGCTCTGCGAAGCGACCATCTGCTATACCGGCGATATCCTTGATCCGGAGCGCGCCAAATACGACCTGAAATATTATGTCGGCATGGCCAAGGAGCTTGAGGCTGCCGGTGCGAACATAATCGCTGTCAAGGACATGGCCGGCCTGTTGAAGCCGAATGCTGCGCGCGCGCTCTTCAAGGCACTGCGCGAGGCGACGGATCTACCGCTGCATTTCCACACGCATGACACGTCCGGCATTTCGGCAGCGACCGTTCTGGCGGCGGTGGAGAGCGGCGTGGACGCAGTGGACGCGGCCATGGATGCGCTTTCGGGCAACACCTCCCAGCCCTGCCTGGGCTCGATCGTCGAGGCGCTCAAGGGCGACGAACGCGACACCGGGCTCGACCGTGAATGGGTGCGCCGCATTTCCTTCTATTGGGAAGCCGTACGCAATCAATATGCGGCCTTCGAGAGCGACCTGAAGGGCCCAGCCTCGGAAGTCTATCTCCACGAGATGCCGGGTGGTCAGTTCACCAATCTGAAGGAACAGGCACGTTCGCTCGGTCTGGAGACGCGCTGGCACGAGGTGGCGCGCGCCTATCACGACGTCAACATGATGTTCGGCGATATCGTGAAGGTGACGCCGTCTTCAAAGGTCGTTGGCGACATGGCGCTGATGATGGTCAGCCAGGACCTGTCGGTTGATGAAGTCGTTGATCCGCGGAAGGACATCGCGTTCCCCGACTCGGTCGTCTCCATGCTGCGCGGCGATCTGGGGCAGTCGCCGGGCGGATGGCCCGAAGCGCTGCAGAAAAAGGCGCTCAAGAACGAGAAGCCCATCACCGTACGCCCCGGCTCGCTTCTGGAGCCAGCTGATCTGGAGGCAGATCGCAAGGAGCTGGAAGAAAAGCTTGGCCGCGAAGTCAGCGACTTCGAATTTGTCTCCTGGCTGATGTATCCCAAGGTCTTCCTTGATTTCGCGGCCGCGCAGGAGACCTATGGCCCGGTCAGCGTTCTGCCGACGCCGGTCTTCTTCTATGGTGTCGAGACCGAGGAGGAGATCTTCGTTGATCTGGAGCGCGGCAAGACGCTAGTCATCCGCTGCCTTGCCGTCGGTGAGCCGGACGAGAAGGGCATGGTCACGGTATTCTTCGAACTCAACGGCCAGCCGCGCCGCGTGAAGGTGCCGGATCGCCGCCATGCAGGTGCTGCGAAGACGCGTCCGAAGGCGGAAGCCGGCAACGAGGCACATGTGGGCGCACCCATGCCGGGCGTCATCTCCTCCGTCTCGGTTACGACGGGTCAGGATGTGAAGGCGGGCGATGTCCTCTTGTCCATCGAAGCCATGAAAATGGAAACAGCGCTTCATGCTGAGCGTGACGGCGTGGTGTCGGAAGTTCTGGTGAAAGCCGGTGAGCAGATCGACGCAAAGGATCTGCTCGTGGTCTTCGAGAGCGCCTGA
- a CDS encoding efflux RND transporter permease subunit, with protein MDIVRLAIRNARLTLSILMFFIVAGALAYQSIPKEAEPDVPIPIIYVSLSYQGISPEDSERLLLRPVETALKGLEGVKEMRSSAYQGGGYVLVEFQAGYDFSNAIEDVRAKVSDAERELPQGADEPGVHEVNVSEFPILVVTLSGDVPERILTNAAKELRDRIEEVPGVLEGAIQGARDELVEIIIDPVKLSSYGLQLDQLIGGVNASNSLVAAGALEGSEGKYAVKIPSLIEDVEDVANLPIVATQNAVVRARDLATVRSTFTDADTVTRLNGENAIAIEVKKRVGSNLVETVDEVKAIAESFVEETGAGVNVTFSQDKSVMIRDMLSDLQNHVLIAVILVFIVVLYTLSGRASFLIGLAVPASFLMGIYALSLMGYTVNMVVLFSLILAVGMLVDDAIIVTEFAERRMTEGMDRASAFELAAKRMAGPVIAATMTRIAAFSPLLFWPGIVGEFMKYLPITLIVTLAASMFYALIFTPTLGALIAKAEVHEEPKKDGWYISLVRGAIRFPKTVLLLTIALLVGVQFAYSKYGAGVEFFPEVEPEYGLMYVHARGNLSLDEMDRLVRPAEDKLVGWPGIESVYTRVGQTRGGGQDIDADVIGVIQYEFVDWRERKPSNEILDDLRAEMANMPGVEIEVRVPEAGPPTGQPIQIQLSAADPRNLNEQAQQVASMIGEIDGVIDISDGLPPPGIDWAIRVDRAKAAQYGVSPASVGTVVQLVTNGLKLSDYRPAGVDDAVDIRLRLPEDRRTLSTLDQLRVQTAQGPVPISNFVEREPEMATGILNRINSQRTVSVTANVSSGFQVSQVQANVAQAMEGLDLGATRWKLAGSSEESDEAASFLSKAFGAAIFLIFVVLLAQFNKFTSVFLVLMTVVMATIGVFLGLLLTGQPFGIVMSGIGVIALAGVVVNNNIVLIDTYDRLRSEGMGKQEAILQTCRERARPVLLTAISAVLGVLPIAFGLGLELFDHEVTIGAPSTQWWVSLSSAIVYGLTFATILTLIVTPSALMVFTRENQPAGEKRRGILSRIFRRKSSAERKEPFLDGENDDLPYSRAAE; from the coding sequence ATGGATATTGTTCGTCTCGCCATACGCAATGCGCGCCTGACGCTGTCGATTCTGATGTTCTTCATCGTCGCCGGCGCACTGGCCTATCAGTCCATTCCGAAGGAGGCTGAGCCGGATGTTCCCATACCGATCATCTATGTGAGCCTGTCTTATCAGGGCATTTCACCGGAAGATTCCGAACGTCTGTTGCTGCGTCCCGTCGAAACGGCCCTCAAGGGGCTGGAAGGCGTCAAGGAGATGCGCTCTTCCGCCTATCAGGGTGGCGGCTATGTACTCGTCGAGTTCCAGGCCGGGTACGACTTCTCCAACGCCATCGAGGATGTTCGCGCCAAGGTTTCCGATGCAGAGCGCGAGCTGCCCCAGGGTGCGGACGAACCCGGTGTCCACGAAGTGAATGTCTCCGAGTTCCCGATCCTCGTCGTCACCCTTTCAGGCGATGTGCCGGAGCGGATTCTCACCAATGCCGCCAAGGAACTGCGCGACCGTATCGAAGAAGTGCCGGGCGTGCTTGAAGGCGCCATTCAGGGTGCGCGCGACGAGCTTGTCGAGATCATCATCGATCCGGTCAAGCTCTCATCCTATGGCCTGCAGCTCGATCAGCTGATCGGCGGCGTGAACGCCTCCAACAGTCTTGTTGCTGCCGGTGCCCTGGAAGGCAGCGAAGGCAAATATGCGGTCAAGATTCCTTCGCTGATCGAGGACGTGGAAGATGTGGCAAATCTGCCCATCGTGGCCACGCAGAACGCGGTGGTCCGCGCGCGTGATCTGGCGACGGTCCGCTCCACCTTTACCGATGCCGATACGGTTACGCGTCTCAATGGCGAGAATGCCATCGCGATCGAGGTAAAGAAGCGCGTTGGCTCCAATCTCGTGGAGACCGTGGATGAGGTGAAGGCGATTGCCGAAAGTTTTGTTGAGGAGACCGGCGCAGGCGTGAATGTCACGTTCAGCCAGGACAAGTCGGTGATGATCCGTGACATGCTTTCGGATCTTCAGAACCACGTTCTGATCGCGGTGATCCTCGTCTTCATCGTCGTGCTCTACACCCTATCGGGACGCGCGTCCTTCCTGATCGGCCTCGCCGTGCCCGCTTCGTTCCTCATGGGCATCTATGCCCTCTCGCTGATGGGCTACACCGTCAACATGGTCGTGCTCTTCAGTCTTATCCTGGCTGTCGGCATGCTTGTCGACGACGCGATTATCGTCACCGAATTTGCAGAACGCCGCATGACCGAGGGCATGGATCGCGCCTCGGCCTTCGAGCTTGCCGCCAAGCGCATGGCCGGTCCGGTGATTGCGGCGACCATGACCCGCATCGCTGCGTTCTCACCACTTCTATTCTGGCCCGGTATCGTGGGCGAGTTCATGAAATATCTGCCAATCACGCTGATCGTGACATTGGCAGCATCCATGTTCTACGCCCTCATATTCACCCCCACGCTGGGCGCGCTCATCGCCAAGGCGGAGGTTCACGAAGAGCCCAAAAAGGACGGCTGGTACATCAGCCTCGTGCGCGGCGCGATCCGTTTCCCGAAGACGGTTCTTCTGCTGACGATAGCTCTTCTGGTTGGTGTCCAGTTTGCCTATTCGAAATATGGCGCTGGCGTCGAATTCTTCCCCGAGGTCGAACCGGAATACGGCCTGATGTATGTGCACGCGCGCGGCAACCTCTCGCTCGACGAGATGGACCGTCTCGTGCGCCCAGCAGAAGACAAGCTTGTCGGCTGGCCGGGCATCGAGTCTGTCTATACCCGCGTTGGCCAGACCCGCGGCGGCGGACAGGATATCGATGCGGATGTGATCGGCGTCATCCAGTACGAGTTCGTGGACTGGCGAGAACGCAAGCCGTCCAACGAGATCCTGGACGATCTGCGTGCTGAGATGGCGAACATGCCGGGTGTGGAAATCGAGGTTCGTGTACCTGAAGCCGGCCCCCCCACCGGCCAGCCAATCCAGATCCAGCTTTCCGCTGCCGATCCGCGAAATCTCAACGAACAGGCCCAACAGGTCGCATCCATGATCGGCGAGATCGACGGTGTGATAGACATCTCTGACGGGTTGCCGCCGCCGGGCATCGATTGGGCGATCCGGGTGGACCGCGCCAAGGCCGCCCAATATGGCGTCAGCCCCGCCTCGGTCGGCACCGTGGTGCAACTTGTTACCAATGGTCTGAAGCTGTCGGATTACCGTCCGGCCGGTGTCGATGACGCGGTCGATATTCGCCTGCGTCTGCCTGAAGACCGGCGCACGCTCTCGACACTCGACCAGCTTCGGGTCCAGACAGCGCAGGGCCCCGTACCCATTTCCAATTTCGTCGAGCGCGAACCGGAGATGGCAACGGGCATCCTGAACCGCATCAACAGCCAGCGAACCGTTTCAGTGACGGCCAATGTGTCGAGCGGGTTCCAGGTCTCGCAGGTGCAGGCAAATGTCGCGCAGGCTATGGAAGGTCTCGACCTCGGTGCGACCCGCTGGAAGCTTGCAGGCTCCAGCGAGGAAAGCGATGAGGCAGCCTCCTTCCTGAGCAAGGCATTTGGCGCAGCGATTTTCCTGATCTTTGTTGTGCTGCTCGCGCAGTTCAACAAGTTCACGAGCGTCTTCCTGGTGCTGATGACCGTGGTGATGGCAACGATCGGCGTGTTCCTCGGCCTGCTGCTCACAGGTCAACCTTTCGGCATCGTCATGTCGGGCATCGGTGTCATCGCGCTTGCCGGGGTCGTGGTGAACAACAATATCGTGTTGATCGATACCTATGACCGCTTGCGGAGCGAAGGCATGGGCAAGCAGGAAGCCATCCTGCAGACTTGCCGAGAGCGCGCACGTCCAGTTCTGCTAACGGCCATTTCAGCCGTGCTTGGTGTCTTGCCGATCGCGTTTGGCCTCGGGCTGGAACTCTTCGACCACGAGGTAACGATTGGTGCGCCCTCGACCCAGTGGTGGGTTTCGCTGTCGAGCGCCATCGTCTATGGCCTGACCTTTGCGACGATCCTCACTTTGATCGTGACACCATCGGCTCTCATGGTGTTCACGCGCGAAAATCAGCCCGCCGGTGAAAAACGTCGCGGCATCCTCTCGCGCATTTTCCGCCGCAAGTCTTCCGCGGAGCGCAAGGAGCCTTTCCTGGACGGCGAGAATGATGATCTGCCCTATTCAAGGGCCGCTGAGTAG
- a CDS encoding efflux RND transporter periplasmic adaptor subunit: MAKIKFHKVAAIVVLLATSAWIATGEFASVGSASAEAEEKQAQAAEAPAREVALKTVQVAVPPRLEHARTIRVSGYTAPDKKSVLAARSSGIVEELTVEKGQHVEEGEVILKLQTEGKESALASAKQALAQREAEASAAERLSKSGNIARLQLDAARSALASARSAVEAAQADLDRVIVKAPFAGLIDSVPVETGSSIMQGSEVATLLKLDPMLAIGEVSERDLGTIKSGDKARVRLVNGRDLDGTIRYVSREASPQTRTFQVEVAIDNKAGTIPAGMTAEISILSESVETVALPRSVVTLSNDGDLGIRAVGEEDLVSFYPIDIVDDTPGALYLAGIPENARVIVAGQDLVRDGEKVNAVDADPELIRKLAGSLAEQAVQ; this comes from the coding sequence ATGGCAAAGATAAAGTTCCACAAGGTCGCAGCCATTGTCGTGCTGCTGGCAACAAGCGCGTGGATCGCGACTGGCGAATTCGCGTCCGTTGGCAGCGCCAGTGCCGAGGCTGAAGAGAAGCAGGCGCAAGCGGCGGAAGCACCAGCGCGCGAAGTTGCGCTGAAGACGGTACAGGTTGCCGTCCCCCCTCGCCTTGAGCACGCCCGCACCATTCGCGTATCCGGTTACACGGCTCCTGACAAAAAGTCGGTTCTTGCCGCGCGCTCCTCCGGGATCGTTGAAGAGCTGACGGTGGAAAAGGGTCAACATGTTGAAGAAGGCGAAGTCATTCTGAAGCTTCAGACCGAGGGCAAGGAATCTGCGCTCGCTTCGGCAAAGCAGGCGCTTGCTCAGCGCGAAGCGGAGGCAAGCGCGGCCGAGCGCCTGTCGAAGAGCGGCAATATTGCCCGCCTGCAGCTCGATGCAGCCCGTTCCGCACTCGCCAGCGCACGCTCGGCAGTTGAGGCAGCACAGGCCGACCTTGATCGCGTGATCGTCAAGGCGCCTTTCGCCGGCCTTATCGATTCGGTACCGGTCGAGACAGGCAGCTCCATCATGCAGGGCAGCGAGGTCGCCACCCTGCTGAAGCTCGACCCGATGCTTGCGATCGGCGAAGTGTCCGAGCGCGATCTCGGCACGATCAAGAGCGGCGACAAGGCGCGTGTGCGCCTCGTGAATGGTCGCGATCTGGATGGCACCATCCGCTATGTCAGCCGCGAAGCCTCACCCCAGACACGCACATTTCAGGTCGAGGTGGCTATCGACAACAAGGCTGGAACCATTCCGGCCGGCATGACTGCTGAGATCAGCATTCTCTCCGAGTCGGTCGAGACGGTCGCCTTGCCGCGCTCCGTCGTGACATTGAGCAATGACGGCGATCTCGGCATTCGCGCAGTTGGCGAAGAAGACTTGGTTTCGTTCTACCCGATCGACATTGTCGACGACACGCCCGGCGCGCTGTACCTCGCCGGCATCCCGGAAAATGCGCGGGTCATCGTGGCCGGTCAGGATCTGGTGCGCGACGGCGAAAAGGTCAACGCGGTCGACGCCGACCCTGAACTCATCCGCAAACTCGCTGGCTCCCTTGCGGAACAAGCGGTTCAGTAG
- the ispG gene encoding flavodoxin-dependent (E)-4-hydroxy-3-methylbut-2-enyl-diphosphate synthase yields the protein MSGNCLPNYLDKPFPRRPSVNVDVGGVTVGSDAPVVVQSMTNTDTADIDATVAQVAALHRAGSEIVRITVDRDEAAAAVPKIRERLERVGVDVPLVGDFHYIGHKLLADHPACAEALAKYRINPGNVGFKDKKDKQFAAIIETAIRYDKPVRIGVNWGSLDQELLTRLMDENQTNGSPMTAQEVTREAIVQSALLSAELAEEIGLPRERIILSAKVSQVQDLVAVYTELAKRSNHALHLGLTEAGMGSKGIVASSAAMGILLQQGIGDTIRISLTPEPGGDRTREVQVAQELLQTMGFRQFVPVVAACPGCGRTTSTVFQELAQKIQNDIARNMPVWRERYPGVEALKVAVMGCIVNGPGESKHADIGISLPGTGETPAAPVFIDGKKAATLRGPEIAQDFEKMVGEYIEQRFGQQAAAE from the coding sequence ATGAGCGGCAATTGCCTCCCGAACTACCTCGACAAACCTTTCCCACGGCGCCCTTCGGTGAATGTGGATGTGGGTGGCGTCACCGTGGGCAGTGATGCGCCGGTGGTTGTCCAGTCGATGACCAATACGGACACTGCCGATATCGATGCGACGGTCGCACAGGTTGCCGCATTGCATCGCGCAGGTTCGGAGATCGTGCGCATCACCGTTGACCGTGACGAGGCAGCGGCTGCGGTTCCGAAAATCCGCGAGCGGCTTGAGCGCGTTGGCGTGGATGTGCCGCTGGTCGGTGACTTCCACTATATCGGCCACAAGCTTCTCGCCGATCATCCGGCTTGTGCGGAGGCGCTGGCAAAGTACCGGATCAATCCGGGCAATGTCGGCTTCAAGGACAAGAAGGACAAACAGTTCGCCGCGATCATCGAGACCGCGATCCGCTACGACAAGCCGGTGCGCATCGGGGTGAACTGGGGCTCGCTCGATCAGGAGCTTCTTACGCGCCTGATGGATGAGAACCAGACAAACGGTTCTCCGATGACCGCGCAGGAAGTGACGCGGGAGGCGATTGTCCAGTCGGCATTGCTCTCAGCGGAACTGGCCGAGGAGATCGGCCTGCCGCGCGAGCGCATCATTTTGTCGGCCAAGGTCAGCCAGGTGCAGGATCTGGTCGCCGTCTACACAGAGCTGGCAAAGCGCAGCAATCATGCTCTTCATCTTGGTCTGACGGAAGCAGGCATGGGGTCGAAAGGCATCGTTGCCTCGTCGGCCGCGATGGGCATCCTGCTTCAGCAGGGGATCGGCGACACGATCCGCATTTCGCTGACGCCCGAACCTGGCGGTGACCGCACGCGTGAAGTGCAGGTTGCTCAGGAACTTCTGCAGACCATGGGCTTCAGGCAGTTCGTGCCCGTGGTTGCTGCCTGCCCCGGCTGTGGGCGCACGACCTCAACAGTCTTCCAGGAACTGGCGCAGAAGATCCAGAACGACATTGCCCGCAACATGCCGGTCTGGCGCGAGCGCTATCCCGGGGTTGAAGCCCTGAAAGTCGCCGTGATGGGCTGCATCGTCAATGGACCGGGCGAATCCAAGCATGCCGATATTGGCATCTCGCTGCCGGGCACCGGCGAGACACCGGCTGCACCGGTCTTTATCGACGGCAAGAAGGCTGCAACCCTCCGCGGGCCTGAAATTGCGCAGGACTTCGAGAAGATGGTCGGCGAATATATCGAGCAGCGTTTCGGGCAGCAGGCGGCGGCCGAGTAA